The region ACTGAAATTTTTCAGCATCTTTGCCATCATTTGGTGATAAATTTCTGTAAAAACCGCAGTAGGGGATTGTTCTCATAACCCATGTAAGGATGGGAAAGTGATAGAATTTGATCCACTTATTTGTTGAGTTTGATACTCAGGTGTCAAATTCGAGGGATTCAAACCTGAGCTTCTTGGCGCCGGTTAGTCCCATAACATTTGGTGTTTTATCTCTAGCAGGTAGAGCCAGAGGTGGAgtgattttcagattttttgATTCACTGGTTGTTTATTCTTGGAGTCGTTCCCGTTGGATTCATCCTTCAGTAATGTATTTGTTTGCTTTAAAAGAACTTCTtcgatttgaaattttattaagttctTCCCACATACGGcaccaattgatggagtctgacTTCTTAACGGGTGTTAAAAACCTGTAAAATAACGTAAAACTGTTGCTCAGACGACGGTTGTCCGATGAACActctgatgcttaagtcagtattGAGTTTAAGAGAGTATTAATTGTAATTCGTAATTAATCCGTGCATAGGCATTACCACAAGTCCTTTTATAGTGAGTATAGATGAATACCACAAGGTATTCAAATAGGAGAGATATTGCTACTTAGCATATGAGTTcaaataggaaaaaaaattcatatttgaCTTGTGAGTCCATTTATGATTAAATCTCCTAAATAGGAATATACTTCTTGAATAGGAATATGATTATAATCAGATTCTAGATCTTTAAGTATCCGGATTCGAATATGATTACCGAATCTTATGAGATTCAGTCTTATACTTATTTAGGCGAATTCTGGATTCTATTTTAAGTGGATGAGCCTTATAGGACTCGATTTTCCTCAGCTCGAACttgattttctttaatttatcattttctgACGAGTTCTGAGATCCGCCTTAGTGGGCGAATCCCATAGAACTCcgttcataatattattatgtgAAATTTGGTTTCCATCACTactaaataattgaaaatatctAATGTTTGAGTTGTTCAAAgagtttgaaataaaaattcagcTTTTGAAAAGAATTAAAGTGGACCGACATCCGTCAAATTAATTGAACTGATGGGTCAATTTTATTCTTCTAACACTTAGTAATAGCagtgttaaaataaaaaataaaataatgaggttgatattttttgtatttaaaattaattgatctattaaatatttataattttgttagtttattttattcagTTATTTTCAATACTTTGAATTATgttgaatttaaaattgttaacaTTACATATTTAATATGAATGCACAATTCACTTATCTGCAATACTTTCATTCAAATGCAGTTAGGATTAGATCAGTTGTTGTTTACTGAACGTGATTAGATGTTCTTGATAACGCACCATATGGGTGAAATAATACTATTACAAATATCACTAAAAAGCAAATAACAAGGTtggatataaaataaaagattaattacatataaaactAGAATTTTTGCACCAACATGACTTTTACATGTATTAATCATAgatatgaacaaaggatcactttaccccctgaacttggcacaaagtatcaaaaacgtccaaattagcaaaacgggatcacttttaccctgaacttatcaaatttagtacaaaaacccccctccccactctcaccctagagagtgtacctcactctccggttttaataggggttttggttttctaaggtggtttttgattgaaaaaagtttaaaatagtcctaattttttttaaacattttaaattaatacctaataatttaaaaaaataacaatttcatccttttaatttcaaacttaaaattacaaattaatcctCCAACTTTTACTTATATTCCAAATTAATCcccaaaaattatattttttaataaaaaattaaaaaattttaaacattaaatcaGACCCATGGGTCAAAAAATTGACCCATGGGTCTCAGAGGAGCTGTCGTtcttgctcgtctgagacgagcaagcaccttgctcgtctgagacgagcaagaacctgctcgtctcagacgagcaggTCTCTGCTCGTCTTCAGACGAGCAGAtctgctcgtctgagacgagcagagatctgctcgtctcagacgagcaccgacatgctcgtctgagacgagcagcaggttccggcgaggaggatctcctcctcgccggaaattgtaaaaaaaaattcaattttttttgaaaaaagttcaTAAAAGCCCCTGAATTAATTAAGATTAGTATTTTAGTATGATTAATgagtatttaattagaattaatgagtatttagaatctcactctccaattagggtgccacatcagcataggggtgtttttgaaacggtattgccaagttcggggtaaaagtgatccggtttcgctaatttggacgtttttgatactttgcgccaagttcggggggtaaagtgatcctttgttctcaTAGatatcaactttcatttttttttaattttatcatgaaTATATTTTTCGGTGCAATTTTGTTGATTTGAACACCCGATGGGTCTGCTATGTGTCATGCCACGTCGGCGAAAGTGTCACTAAAAATGCCGATGtcatttttgaaaagaaacaaaaggtGATGTCTGTGATagacacgttttaaaagtcatgttatttttgaaacttggtgtaaaggtcatgattttatatgtaattgatAGAGACTAAAATCATATCATAACTACAATGGAACCGAATCGCACGATATGCACCCTCCGAGAGAACTTCAGTTCTCGCCTAAAATACAAGAACCCGATAATATCGGTGGCCGAATACATGAGATTCACCATGTCTAAAGATCAAAGGAAGAATCACCTGAATCCCTAGGATAAACCGAATCCCGAGGATTCGGAGAAAGTGCGTCGCCTGAAGAATTTGCCCAAAAAATCTACGAAATATCTTTTCTATTTGGATATAAACTCTAACTTAGAAAGATAAGTTTGTTCAGTAAGATATTATTGAATAAGGCTTTCTCTTGAATAAGGTACCACTTTCCTATTCAAAACCTATTAGGTATTCtctcaactactatataaaaaGTTTGAGGTATGCATAAAAACAcaattatattcatatattcaaaatattgcTCAAGTCTAAACTGAATTTCGCATCGGAGAGTTATCGGACAACCACCgcccggttagcttctaccctattttgcagGTTACACACCGGATCAAAAGACAAACTCCATCGATAATTAACCCTAAAGTAAATGGTCAAACATAGAAGGCCCAACAAAACTATGGCCAAATGCTGCAATACCTGTAACACTCCAAAATTTTAAGGTGATTAAAATAGGCCATGAGGTTAAATTggacaataaaaatataaaatagaatattttaAAGCTAgtgtaaattatttaaatttaaataaaacgtgtaaattaattaaagatagtgtaaattatttaaatttaaataaaacgtgGGTTTAAAACTGAATCAAGATCTTTTCcggatttttaaaatatggacCTCTCAAGGTAagcattaattattttatttataattaaaaataaaatcggGTTGCAAAAAATTTAGTCAAGCCTCGGACAAGCCCACTCGATTTTTGTCCCGAATTCCAACCTCACTTCGGACGGGGAGGGGGCGAGCCCATTACTTCCCCTTCAACACAATTATTAGTCTATCATGCATTAACCGTTATAAACACAAAAAAGAAACTCTACACTCTCCATGTGGGATTTGTGTAGTTTTGAGATAACACAAAAagccaaattaaaaataagacaaaataaaataatttttacaacAAAAATCACCTTCCGAACTTCTAAGTCTCTTCTAACTTAATACTCCGCTAATTCATTTTCAATAACTTTAGACTTTAGGTATGTCTGttgtttttttctctttctttatgGAGTATTTATCTCTTTTTGTAGAGTTAGTCTTGCCCTTTATggtatttattttctttatggATATCATTTTGGagcataaaaatattatcaatagaactatttgagctataactcattgatttatcaataaaattctTATTTTCGATATTATCAATCGGAGTCAAACATAGATCAATTAAAGAGTTGACTTATGGTTTAAAATAACCCTTGAATAGAGAGGGCAGATCATCAAGTTGCATATTTAAAGAGTTCCGTCAACatatttgaagaaattagatataaatttttattattttaccgatgttttttcttttgtaCTTCTTGAATGTGTTGCTTAACTTAAATTTAGATAAGTTGTACATTCATTATTTGTCAATGAAAGTTCATTATTATTATCCAAAAATACAAGTTGGATGAGAAGCAGTTCCATACATTTCAAACTTATCAATTTCTCCTCTAAAGAACTAAAAAACTCTGATGAACCTTACACACCATAAGTGTTTATTACAAAAGAAGCATGCCCAGACAAACTTTATGCCCCACTAAATACTTAATGAAAAACACCAAAAGCTAAAAAGGCACACCAAATACAGTAATGAAAAATTATCgcatgcaaccgttgcgttatgtcattcgtgcaacaaacataagccgataaaattaaaaattcccCTCTGATTTCACACAAACTACAGTTGCTTGAGGAACAATGATGTCAATATGTCTTTCATATAGATTGAGTGCGTGTAATAATCAACCGACTCATAAAAAAAGTGCGCTAACCTTGCAAGCTGAACATAATTCTCCACAACAATTCTTGGGACAACGGTTGGCTTCATGCAATCTTGATTTATATCCTTCCACCCATTTTTACAAAGCTTTCTGATCTCTTCCATCGCTTCTTCTTGCGAAACACCATACTGCTCCATATAGCTCTTCACACCTAAAGTGCAGTTCCCCGTTTGCTCCTTTTCGACCTTCCAAAATGTATCAAATTTTTTCAGATTACAGGACAATTTATGTTAATATATTCTACGTAAACATTGTTAAGAAACGCGCCATATATTCACCACATCAAATCAGAAAGTGACGAGATAAAACTTGATGAGTATCGGGGAGTTACCTCATGGGGCAAGATGTCATTCATAAGACGTCCCATAGACTTGGAAAGTCTAATAATTTTAGGAGTACTTTCAATCCATTGAAATTCTTTTTCCCCTAAAAAGTCTCCCATTTTAATGTATAATCCTGATAGTAGTACATCGCAAGCACATGTAACCAATCCATTCGTCATGTACTCATCGAATGTTGGCACAATCCCTTCATTAACCCACCCTAATTCAACTACATAGCTTCTTACAATTTCCTTCACCTGATCAAAATACGTAACGTTACCACAATCCGTTCATTAACCAATAGGATCAGAATAtatattgaagaagaagaacttgCCGTCTGCTTCGCATAACAAGTTCTGCGGCGGATTCCTTCGTTTTCATCATTCTCAGTTTCAGCAAAAACACTCAACAGAAACTTATAAAAAACTTTCATGTAGTTTGGCAGCTCGTCAATAGCATCAATATTGCACCTGAAATTTAAAAACACCAATTAATATTACACACAAAAGACTATTCAGACTGTCCAAAACGGttttatgtgtatatatatagaaCCTTTCAAATGCCTTTGCGAACCGCTGAAGTTCATCAAATGTCCCATAAGAGTCGTATGTATCATCCGTTAGCGATACAATTTTCGCATACTTCGTCCCCATTATCCGAGAAGTACTATATTGCGGTTCGAACTGAAATGAAACTATCCACACAAAGCACTCCACAATCCTATCTCTTGCATAAGGAAGGTCcttttttatatctaaatcGTCCCACCACCTGAAATATTCATTCgcattagtatatttttttcttcataattTACCCGTTTCTTCTCATCTTTTAGTTCCATTCAACTAAAAttcctttaaaaaatttaagcgaAAAACATTAATTGAGTAACCTCGTAAGTATGGCTAGTTCTTTTCGGTATAACAACTGCAATCGATTAAAATCCAACTTAGCAAACTCGAGGAGAGCTTCATTTCTCGACTCATCTCGCTCATATAACGGAATGTATTGCATAGCCTCTAATCTTTTAATACCGTGATGGAATGGTCGGAACAAGGCAGCCTTTATATGTTGTGCAAGATGAGGACTTATGATTGATTTCTCAGACGAGATTTCCAACTGTTGCCTTGTAAATTCAAGGGCTTCATCTAAAATATCTTCTCCATCAACAATTAGAAAGGTTGCTTCATACAAGGCAAGGAGACCTTTCGGATCGTTGCATAAGCTTTCTTTAAACTCTCCATCATTGTCCTTGAATTTCTTGAACACATctacatataattttttattcagaaaaatcaaactttcgcagtttttatcaattttaataaaagataaattaattttagtttttgcaAGGGTTTTATTAAGGCCAACTCATACTAAGATCTCtctactttacactttttttcgaAAGTTCCTTGTGGATGAAATAAGGAGAATGTGCCACGCTCTCTATTTAATAACAAACTTCCGGCTAATATGACgtgtcaaaacaaaaaaaataaaaaataatatggctaaaatttaaggatttattaTCACTTTTTTCCTTTGTTTTCTTCCCCATCGCCAGAATTTTGTTTTcaaagctaattttttttaatccgGCCACAGAACTCTTcttctccattaatggaggagacgaAGCAGTTCTCCTCCATTAAGTGGAGGAGAAGCAGATCTCTTCTCTTCCATTAATGGAGAATGAAGTTCATGTCCCCTCCATTAATGGAAGAGACGAGCAGACACTCTACCAATTAGAATATGAAGAGGAAAAATCacttttaaaatctaaatttatacatcaattacaacaaaattttaatcttttataaaattttaagtttcatCTTGTTAATTTATTCTTTTCATGTTATTTATCTATTCCGACTACATTTTATAAATGTTGTCTAAGTTTTAAAAAGGATTACTGCAAAAGTTTGATCTTTTTAGTcctaaaaaaaaagattagtaAATTTTTCTGagctgtatatatatatatttacttaCCAGAAGGTATGTTATATCCATGCTGTCTAAGAACTCGAAATAGGATTGCCGAAGTGTAGAGGCTATAGTCCGTGCTGCGTTCAAGAATATCAGGCAGGCCGGCAAAAATATGGTCGAGTTGTTTTTCGATTTCACCCTCAAAATGATACGATACACCAAGACGGCATAACAGATTTATGAATTCAATATTTGTAGCTAAATCTATCGTAGATTGCATTAACATTTCATTTATTATGTTTTCCTTTAGTATTTCCACCTCTTTGGTTAATGCTTCGAATTCCTGCCAAAATTACACAAAAGACCAAACATACTGGCTCAGTCTCTGCAAGTAAAGTATTGACATATAATGATATGATGGTAGCAACAAGATTTTTTCACAAGTTGCAAGATCTATTAtcgaaatataatatttttataaaacagttatcgAACTATTGTGTGAAAAAGTTATAACCTGATAATTGTTTTGTGACCTTTTAGTATTATATTATGATTACGTAATTCGATAACCGTTTCATAACTTGTAATAATTAAGTAActattttctgaaaatattataatttgataaccataaaaatatttaaacccACAAGACTTACCGATTCCAGTGAAGGCACCGACAATGAAGCAAAGGTAGAACCCCATACGCTAGGAGGAAAGTTTGGCAATGGACGTGAGCTATTTTCTGTAGCAGCTTGAGAGGCCATTTCTAAAGAAACAAATATTACTCAACAAAAGATGGTATAGCTTGAATAAAGTGAAACTCAGAATTTTGCAACTAAAGTTGCCATTTATAGAAACGAAATCACAGGCTAATACAAATTTATTATGAACAAAAGGTCAACACGGTTTTCAAATTTGTATCTCAGGATCCAATaagttcattttaattttttagagcAACTAGACCCAAAACTTGTGTTTTCGGAATCAAATAAGTCTATTCTAATTTTTTGGGACAATTAGATTCAAAACTCTCTTAATTTAAGTCAATTAATCCGAAATTGTACTCCTCAAATGTGCACCTAATTGACAATGAAAATACAAATTTTGAGTCTAATCgacccaaaaaaattaaatggacTTATTTGATTCCAAATTACAAATTGGAGAGTCGTATTAACCCTTGATTCAGTTCATTATTACAGTATCTATACTTATATGACTATACTAATACACAATGCTATAATCTTAAACtccaaattaaacattaaacataTTTTGAAAAGCATAAACTACCAAGtggcaattttttatttaaaatttattttttattaatattttttattaattaatattaatatttataaattacgaaatatgaaaatttaaaattaatttaatttcaaaagtctaatgattttgaattgaaaatttttaatatataattagtctttacaattaattttatttaaagagcttttttaaaaatttaatcaaaaatagtttaaaaatattatgataaattttaaagttttaatatattaatagtgtttatagattattttatatgaagagtttttttgtaaattttaaccaataattaaattattatattatacgttatgaaatataaaaaatttaaatttaatttgatttgattaattagcATTTGAAATTATAGAATGATTAAATTTTGACAAATGGATTGACCGTAAGTTATCAAATGGTAGTTTCTTTATTTGAgattaatttatcattttattaattaaaattaatgtttataacttatgaatatgaaaaattgaaacttattatattataaaagttTGATGATTATGAATTGAAAACATCTAAAGCAGAGgttattaatttaatcaataacattttttaataaaattatggttattaatttatttataggtTATACTATATGAAGagttttcataaaatttaatcaataaactattatattaaattatattaataaattaaatatttaattaatattaataagcttaataatttaatttattgtatgTTAtagaaatgattttttaaaataaatcaataaattctatTTTACAATACTTGATGGAAACCGAATCCTCTCATAACTATAATGAAATAGAGTCACATAAGATACATTCTTCTGGAGAATATCAGTTCTAACCTGGTGATATCAGTGCCCAAATCCATGAGATTCACCGAGTCTGAAGATTAAGGGAAGAATCAGCCGAAAGAACTGATATTTCCGAGGATTCGGAAAAAGCACATAGCCGAAGGGATTCCAAAAGACTAAATATACGAGGAATCTTGTCATTAAAGATCGAATATATAGAATTTCTTTTTATTCGGATACGAACTCCATTTTATGAAGATAAGCTTATTTAGGAAGATAAGTTGATTTATTTAAGCCATGTAGTATtctaattagaaaaaaattctcCCTGATTTCGAAAAAGCTTTACACATCCAATTGTCATTATAGGcatcaattaaattatttttaaaagaataggTAGATATTTGGTGAATTATCAAACTGGAATAAATTTACaagttttaaattgtttgagtAGATATTCAAAGAGATAAattttttgaagttttattATTGATGGAAATCGAATTCCAACATAACTATAATGGAACCAAGTCGTATAGGATCTACCCTTTTGGGAGAATCCTAACACTCGCCTAAAAGGCCCGAAAGCCTGATAACATCGATGCCCGAATCCATAATATTCGCCAAACTTGAAGATCAAAGGGAGACTCGCTCGAATCTCTAAAAAGACTGACTCCCTGAGGACTTGGTGAAAGCGCGTCGTCAAAGTGTATTGCCAGAAAGCCAATATACGAAGAACCATATCTAGAAGACCGAATATACAGGATCTCTTTCCTATTCGGATACAAACTCCAATCTATGAAGATAAGTTTATTCACGAAGACATTCATGAATAAGATTTTCTTTGAATAAGGAATCTCTTTCCTATTCAAACACAATGCTACAAAagtaggaatcactttcctatttgAAGTCTACTATGTATTCTCTCATCAGATCAAAACACCCGGTTTTTGGATCTCCCCAAGACTCGCATGCTTGGTTTATCAGTAACTGACTTCATTTACTAGACATATTCGTTAACATTCGATTAGCAGTCCACATGATATATTgctagaaatataaaaaaatttggaaaaccagtaaacacgtttaacgtgtgataggagtaaaatattGATCTGGATGTGCGGCTTCCCAATTGTCTCTTACGTACTTGCCAAGCACCTTGCCCTTTCTAACATATGCTCCTGCTCGCAAATGATCGATGTCAATCACACGCTGAGGTAAAATATTTTCGAGTGGAGGAgggggtggatattgttgttctCCTTCATCCGCTAGAGGATTAAACCTTTCCTCTTCCTCATAATCATGCCCGTCACCCTCCATAACTAAAGGAATCCGGGCTCTTCTTCTCACGCCTCTTTCGTAACTACCGAGATTCTCTTGGAAGGGTTCTAGTGGAAGATTAGCacgtcgtgtattatgcatacacaaaGGACAATTTCCTACACAAGCAAAAACAAGAGAACCGAGCGTAAATTACGAAAACGCAAGaatgaacaataaaaaaaataaaaacagaaaataacgctaactcgaccgaatttcaaaataccttcaatcaattaaacgcaacctagtCCCCgacaacggcgccaaaaacttgttagcaaaaaGCCAACTCGTAGTAATCCGTAATTACGGAGTCGATCACACGAAGactagaggtttaaagtgagcgaaatTGACTTTGAATTTCAAATCGGAAAGCAACAAAAGCAATGATTTGGTAATTAAGAGACTAAAGTAAAATAACTAATCAATTATGCAATTCAACTAAAACAACTAATTAATAACggtttaaaaacaataaaaggaAACGTCAAGGGATTGGTAATCGCTCCTAAGGTATGCATTCATGGTTGGTCAATTGGAAGTATTTCAAGGGCCGAGTTAAGTCTAATGCGccattcccgctctctcgagcctcaaagaataACAAAACCGCTACCTAATCACCTAATCAATGCCAAGCTCACTCTCGTATTACAAGGCACAACTAAACAATCAACTAGcaattaatcaatcaactcTAAGGCCACCTAGGttcaaacccactctcgtggtgCTCTAAAACCTAGGTTTTCAATCCTATTAGTCaatctaatcaaccacctctcggtgcATAACACTCTAAACATGATTAAGGTAGATAATCCTAAGTAAGCAATAAGCAATAAGATTGGAACATGAGTAAACAACACTAGAAACCAACCAATCATACAACCCTAAGCTATCATACCAACCCCCAACAAGGGGCTTAACCACACATGGCTAAGTTCTCAATAAAAGCAATAAGCAAATAACTAAACATTAGAAAGTAGAGAAAAGTTACCTTAAGGAAAATGGAAGAACAATAAATCAtataagataatgaagattcaacaCTAAATAGACTTGTATTAGTCATAAAGAGATCTTGTTCAATCAAACTTAAAAGCTTCAACCTTACCAACAATGGTTGAAAAGATGGAGCACAAACTTCTAAAAGGATTCTTACTCTACTCTAAGAGAAGCAACattcaaaaagaataaaaactGAGTATTAATTGCataacctaaaatagagatacaATTGTATTTATAGTCTTTACAATTGAGGAAATAAAGACAACCTAGTACAAATTGTGTCTAGCTAATTTGGGAAGTGGGCTTTGGGCCTTGGTCTTTCAAGAAGAGTTGAATATCCTCATTTAACACTTGTCTCGGACCGAGACACCATGCTTGGGACTGTGTCTCGGACCGAGACAAAGCCATTGCCCTGCTCTACTAATGTCTCGGACCGAGACATACTAATAAAGGGGGTGTCTCGATCCGAGGCAAGGCAAAATGCCTTGTCCCGGTGCTCGCTTCGCTCCTTGGCTTTTCTTCGCTTCTTCGCTTTGTCGTTTCTTTCCAATTTTGACGCTAGAATGCTCCACTATGCTCTCAACACCTGAAAATGCTCACACATGCAATAAGGTGTAGAAAACGCATATAAAACGTGGTGAAATAAAGCAAAAGCATGCGGAAAAACAACTTGTACAtatgagtattttactcctatcaacgCTCATATGACTCGATTAGGACTAATCATGCAAAGCAAGTAAcgggtactcctaagcatacatctaaacctgGCGGTTTCTAACAAATAGCAGAAGCCTGACatgtctggattgattacatgcacaaaaccTAAACCGGAACtctaaattttattgattttattaggtgatcttgaatgCCCTATACAACTATTACTACATTTTCATGGTagtcctaagatgtctaagtgattggctggaattgttttgaaattagttaatttaacaTGGTTAGTCCTTTATCCTGTTAATATTAGATTTGGCATGCTTTTGAAAAgcgataaacattaaaaacgggCCCATGTGCAGTTGGTATGCATAAAAGGTGAAGatt is a window of Mercurialis annua linkage group LG2, ddMerAnnu1.2, whole genome shotgun sequence DNA encoding:
- the LOC126666728 gene encoding probable terpene synthase 6, with amino-acid sequence MASQAATENSSRPLPNFPPSVWGSTFASLSVPSLESEFEALTKEVEILKENIINEMLMQSTIDLATNIEFINLLCRLGVSYHFEGEIEKQLDHIFAGLPDILERSTDYSLYTSAILFRVLRQHGYNIPSDVFKKFKDNDGEFKESLCNDPKGLLALYEATFLIVDGEDILDEALEFTRQQLEISSEKSIISPHLAQHIKAALFRPFHHGIKRLEAMQYIPLYERDESRNEALLEFAKLDFNRLQLLYRKELAILTRWWDDLDIKKDLPYARDRIVECFVWIVSFQFEPQYSTSRIMGTKYAKIVSLTDDTYDSYGTFDELQRFAKAFERCNIDAIDELPNYMKVFYKFLLSVFAETENDENEGIRRRTCYAKQTVKEIVRSYVVELGWVNEGIVPTFDEYMTNGLVTCACDVLLSGLYIKMGDFLGEKEFQWIESTPKIIRLSKSMGRLMNDILPHEVEKEQTGNCTLGVKSYMEQYGVSQEEAMEEIRKLCKNGWKDINQDCMKPTVVPRIVVENYVQLARLAHFFYESVDYYTHSIYMKDILTSLFLKQL